In Aquimarina spinulae, a single window of DNA contains:
- a CDS encoding ABC transporter permease, which yields MINIIGLSSGLACVFLIALWVLDEIQVDRFHENDEYLYQVWNKFESREGPRVLNWTPNILAETMTNKLPEVKYAVSQTVPAQFAKVPLHVNNKVIKTGGVFAGKDYFNMFSYPLIQGDKDQVLEGTNSIVISESLANQLFGSLDRVIGKVIEWDAMGMLEKHQVSGVFKDIPSNSTTQFDFILPLATYKKGIIHNGEKNDWVNNNPITYILLNEGTNVEEFAAKIENFSKLQNKDVTADLIMTKYSSNYLYGNFENGKQVSGRMNYIYLFSCIALFILIIACINFMNLSTANASRRLKEIGVKKALGSKRTTLITQYFGESVMTAFISLLLALLVVFLFIPQFNIITGKALSLSFDPLIFGLLLLIALFTGILAGSYPALHLSRFKPVTILRGQLKNSWGEVWVRKGLVIFQFSLSIILIIAVLLVSQQVAYVQSKNLGMDKDNVVYFRQEGHLRQNAEAFLEELKGVPNVVNAAMTSQNIIGTNINTTGGLVWTGNEEERQSRFKELRIGHDFIETMDMKLKEGRSFSRQFPADSAAIVFNETAIKMMGIENPIGKTIRYGSTQYSIIGVLNDFHFQSFREVVHPMFFRLNNNRSNLEFVVRIAGGTEKETLAKLKASYAKFNPGYVFEHRFLDADFQAQYASEQQVVSLSKYFAGLAILISCLGLFGLARHTAERRRKEISIRKVLGQSASQITMMLSGEFTKLVLIAIGIAVPVAYVLGSNWLSGFAYRIPLKGWYFIGAGCIALFVALLTVGSQAIGAANKNPVDGLKEE from the coding sequence TTGATTAACATCATAGGGTTATCTTCAGGATTGGCCTGTGTATTTTTGATTGCACTTTGGGTATTAGATGAGATTCAAGTAGATAGATTTCATGAAAATGATGAATATCTGTATCAGGTTTGGAATAAGTTTGAAAGCCGAGAAGGCCCTAGAGTCCTTAATTGGACTCCAAACATTTTGGCAGAAACAATGACCAATAAATTACCCGAGGTAAAATATGCAGTATCTCAAACAGTGCCTGCACAATTTGCTAAGGTACCACTTCATGTAAATAACAAAGTTATAAAGACGGGTGGTGTATTTGCAGGCAAAGACTATTTTAACATGTTTTCTTATCCTTTGATACAAGGAGATAAAGATCAGGTACTTGAAGGAACTAATTCGATTGTGATTTCAGAATCTCTGGCGAATCAACTTTTTGGTTCTCTAGATAGAGTTATAGGAAAAGTAATCGAATGGGATGCAATGGGGATGTTAGAAAAACATCAAGTGAGTGGTGTTTTTAAAGATATTCCTTCTAATTCAACAACTCAATTCGATTTTATATTACCCTTAGCTACCTATAAAAAAGGAATTATACATAATGGCGAAAAAAATGATTGGGTCAATAATAACCCGATAACCTATATTTTACTAAATGAAGGAACAAATGTAGAAGAATTTGCTGCTAAAATTGAAAACTTCTCAAAGCTACAGAATAAGGATGTCACAGCAGACCTTATAATGACCAAATATTCATCTAATTATCTATACGGTAATTTTGAAAATGGAAAACAGGTCTCTGGGCGTATGAATTATATATACCTCTTTTCCTGTATTGCATTATTTATTTTGATCATAGCTTGTATTAATTTTATGAATCTTTCTACAGCAAATGCATCAAGGCGTTTAAAAGAAATAGGAGTTAAGAAAGCATTAGGATCCAAAAGAACTACACTTATCACACAGTATTTTGGAGAATCAGTGATGACTGCGTTTATTTCTTTATTGTTGGCACTTTTAGTAGTATTTCTTTTTATCCCACAGTTTAATATAATTACTGGTAAAGCACTATCCTTAAGTTTTGACCCTTTGATTTTTGGTTTACTCTTATTGATTGCTCTTTTTACAGGAATATTGGCAGGAAGTTATCCCGCATTACACCTTTCACGCTTTAAACCAGTAACCATTTTAAGAGGTCAATTAAAAAATTCATGGGGAGAAGTATGGGTTAGAAAAGGGTTAGTGATATTTCAATTTTCATTATCAATTATTTTGATTATAGCGGTCTTATTAGTTTCTCAACAAGTGGCTTATGTACAATCCAAAAACTTGGGAATGGATAAAGACAATGTTGTTTATTTTAGGCAAGAGGGCCACCTAAGACAAAATGCAGAGGCTTTTTTAGAAGAATTAAAAGGAGTCCCAAACGTGGTCAATGCTGCCATGACTAGTCAAAATATCATAGGTACAAACATTAATACCACCGGAGGATTAGTTTGGACAGGTAATGAAGAAGAACGTCAATCTCGTTTTAAAGAACTTCGTATCGGTCATGATTTTATAGAGACGATGGATATGAAACTTAAAGAAGGAAGATCATTTTCTAGACAGTTTCCTGCAGACAGTGCTGCAATAGTATTTAACGAAACTGCCATAAAGATGATGGGCATAGAAAATCCAATAGGAAAAACGATACGCTACGGATCAACACAGTATAGTATTATTGGAGTCTTAAATGATTTTCACTTTCAATCTTTTCGAGAAGTTGTACACCCTATGTTTTTTAGATTAAATAATAATAGATCCAATTTAGAATTTGTAGTTCGAATTGCTGGTGGAACAGAAAAAGAAACCTTAGCTAAACTTAAAGCTTCTTATGCTAAGTTTAATCCTGGATATGTATTTGAACATAGATTTTTGGATGCAGATTTTCAGGCACAATATGCATCAGAACAACAGGTGGTTTCACTATCTAAATATTTTGCTGGTTTAGCCATTTTAATCTCCTGTTTAGGTCTGTTTGGTTTGGCTAGGCACACGGCAGAGCGAAGACGAAAAGAGATTAGTATTAGAAAAGTATTAGGACAAAGCGCTTCTCAGATTACTATGATGTTATCTGGGGAGTTTACCAAGTTAGTTTTGATAGCAATAGGTATTGCAGTCCCAGTAGCATATGTACTGGGGAGTAATTGGCTTTCAGGTTTTGCATATAGAATCCCTTTAAAAGGATGGTACTTCATAGGTGCCGGTTGTATAGCCTTATTTGTTGCCTTGCTTACAGTCGGATCACAAGCAATAGGTGCGGCAAATAAAAACCCTGTAGATGGATTAAAAGAAGAATAA
- a CDS encoding ABC transporter permease, whose translation MFKNYIKIAWRNAIRQKQFTILNILGLSIGIGTCFIIGLYIHSEMTYDTFHDKADRIYRVNQPNIWDDWNEISSATGPNVAIALREDAPEFEEVTRLLRTGAQIVRSNHNEEANLYSEEQYFAVEENFFDVFSFKFLQGDSNTALSEPMSMVMTKKTAERYFGTENPIGKTVEVKDYDNSWKTYTVKGVLDNVPYKSHIQFDMLVSLKSYSEMMQRNGWKWIWTAFSTYGLVKEGTDIAAFTKKIQAIPPKWAPPTTERIFNQTFKEFTAGHDWTLYLQPLREIYLSEAPATHSFGPTGNPMFVQIFGAIGVLVLILSSINFMNLSTARSSKRAKEIGVRKVLGSKRKALIKQFVIESTLFVLIGTVFALIFVQLSLGIFSTIADVQLELIPYLGNPIFLAIVLLFVLGLGLISGSYPAFYLSMFQPIETLKGKISTKFKGKGIRNGLVVFQFTISIALVICTLFVQKQLVYTSSLDLGFEKDNILQIHNIEQIGFDTEALKTKLLSNPAFSKVGKSFGLPPNIWSGDRYKTLGANDQVVQLRNVRTEEDYLDVLGVEFVTGRNFDSSRPNDKYKVILNEKAVKALGWGNQESYNADSPIGKILALASGSEDEFEVMGVVKDFNINSVQQEIAPLVIIHHQNDKVWDYGAGLSYYSMKLNPAVVKNPGELQTLIDGVKNDIAQIDPSVPFEYSFMDQDFENTFVSEQRMGVILSIFTVMALLIACLGLFGLAAFTAEQRIKELSIRKVLGAKVSELAFLFSSEFTKLVLISIILASPIAYFLVDEWLKDFAYRTPIDSWVFIVAAISALVITLVTVSFQTIKAASTNPVKNLRTE comes from the coding sequence ATGTTTAAAAACTATATCAAAATAGCCTGGAGAAATGCTATTAGGCAAAAACAATTTACTATTCTCAATATACTTGGACTTAGTATTGGGATAGGCACATGTTTTATTATTGGATTATATATTCATAGTGAAATGACCTATGATACTTTTCATGACAAAGCAGATCGCATTTATAGAGTTAATCAGCCCAATATTTGGGATGATTGGAATGAGATATCTTCGGCTACAGGCCCCAATGTAGCTATCGCATTAAGAGAAGATGCTCCAGAATTTGAAGAAGTAACCAGACTTTTAAGGACCGGTGCACAGATTGTAAGATCTAATCACAATGAAGAGGCAAATTTATATAGCGAAGAGCAATATTTTGCTGTCGAAGAAAACTTTTTTGATGTGTTTTCTTTTAAATTTTTACAAGGTGATTCTAATACAGCACTTAGTGAACCTATGAGTATGGTGATGACAAAAAAAACGGCAGAACGTTATTTTGGTACAGAAAATCCAATCGGAAAAACAGTAGAAGTAAAAGATTATGATAACTCATGGAAAACCTATACCGTAAAAGGAGTACTTGATAATGTTCCTTATAAATCACATATTCAATTTGATATGTTGGTTTCTTTAAAAAGTTATTCTGAAATGATGCAAAGAAACGGTTGGAAATGGATTTGGACAGCATTTTCGACCTATGGATTGGTAAAAGAAGGAACGGATATAGCAGCATTTACCAAAAAAATTCAGGCCATTCCACCAAAATGGGCGCCACCTACAACAGAACGTATTTTTAATCAAACGTTTAAAGAATTTACAGCAGGACATGACTGGACATTATACCTGCAACCTCTTAGAGAAATATACCTATCCGAAGCTCCTGCTACTCATTCCTTTGGACCAACTGGAAATCCAATGTTTGTTCAAATATTCGGAGCAATAGGTGTACTGGTACTTATATTATCCAGTATCAATTTCATGAACCTCTCGACAGCAAGATCATCAAAGAGAGCAAAAGAAATAGGAGTGAGGAAAGTTTTAGGTTCTAAACGAAAAGCATTAATCAAACAGTTCGTTATAGAATCTACACTCTTTGTGTTGATAGGTACTGTTTTTGCTTTGATATTCGTACAACTTTCTTTGGGTATATTTAGTACAATTGCAGATGTACAGCTCGAACTAATCCCATATTTAGGCAACCCAATATTTCTGGCAATTGTGTTATTATTTGTACTAGGGTTAGGTTTAATTTCTGGAAGCTACCCTGCGTTTTACCTTTCGATGTTTCAACCTATAGAAACCCTTAAAGGAAAAATAAGCACAAAATTTAAAGGGAAAGGAATTAGAAATGGATTAGTTGTCTTTCAGTTTACTATTTCTATTGCTCTGGTCATTTGTACCTTATTTGTACAAAAGCAATTGGTGTATACTTCCTCTTTAGACTTAGGGTTTGAGAAAGATAATATTCTACAAATTCATAATATCGAGCAAATCGGTTTTGATACTGAAGCACTTAAAACAAAACTTCTGTCAAATCCTGCTTTCTCAAAAGTTGGAAAATCATTTGGATTACCGCCAAATATATGGTCTGGGGATCGATACAAAACACTGGGAGCTAATGATCAGGTGGTTCAACTTAGAAATGTAAGAACAGAAGAAGATTATCTCGATGTATTAGGAGTAGAATTTGTTACCGGAAGAAATTTTGATTCGTCAAGACCCAATGATAAATATAAAGTGATATTAAATGAAAAAGCAGTTAAAGCCTTGGGGTGGGGTAATCAAGAATCTTATAATGCAGATTCTCCTATAGGAAAAATACTGGCTTTAGCCTCTGGAAGCGAAGATGAATTTGAAGTGATGGGCGTAGTTAAAGATTTTAATATTAATAGTGTACAACAAGAAATAGCACCATTGGTCATCATTCATCATCAAAATGATAAGGTTTGGGATTATGGTGCAGGCTTATCTTATTATTCGATGAAACTTAATCCTGCAGTGGTTAAAAATCCTGGTGAACTTCAAACATTGATTGATGGAGTTAAAAATGATATTGCACAAATAGACCCTTCGGTTCCATTTGAATATAGTTTTATGGATCAGGATTTTGAAAACACTTTTGTGTCAGAACAAAGAATGGGAGTAATACTTAGTATATTTACTGTTATGGCATTGCTTATAGCATGTCTTGGGTTGTTTGGTCTGGCTGCTTTTACGGCAGAGCAACGTATCAAAGAATTAAGTATTAGAAAAGTACTGGGTGCCAAGGTATCAGAATTAGCTTTTTTGTTCTCTTCAGAATTTACAAAACTGGTTCTTATTTCTATTATTCTTGCTTCACCTATTGCATACTTTTTGGTGGATGAGTGGCTCAAAGATTTTGCGTATAGGACTCCAATAGATAGTTGGGTGTTTATTGTGGCAGCGATAAGTGCACTTGTAATTACGTTGGTAACAGTAAGTTTTCAAACCATTAAAGCAGCATCAACAAATCCTGTGAAAAATTTAAGGACAGAATAG
- a CDS encoding ABC transporter permease has protein sequence MIRNYFKITWRNLKRSRWFSFINIGGLALGMTVVIIIGLWVLDDFTFNQYHKNYDRIGQIYHNTTNFETNEINTDPSVLYTFGSVLKEKYPEYFKHILRSDWVKDHTLSNDGKISTKTGTFIESGAIEMFSLQMIKGTNASLDELNAIVLSESAALAIFGQENPIGKSIKINNEMDAVVKGVFEDLPKNTRFRHVQFFANWNLFEANDKLFEWVKDVWDGWYFNMYIELKPGVDIEEVNKSLQNFYIQYGPHDLVDNYKESNLYPFVYPMNKWHLYSEFEQGIPAKGRITFVWLFIYIAIFVLLLACINFISLSTARSDKRAKEVGVRKTMGSKKNQLVYQFLIESLIVSFIALLFALILISVSLPWFNELSQKDMSIPWGNVLFWSVVLFFTVLTGLFSGIYPAFILSSFNPIKVMKGTFRMGKYAETPRKILVIFQFSISIMLAVGTFIVFEQIQYTKDRPIGYDENDLIYLNMNNPDYFGKYNILRDELKNAGVVEEIAQSFSPQVAIYNRGGGFNWPGKDPEMEDEFGLMAITHDYGKTVGWKLIEGRDFSREMPTDSSALIVNEAAVKYMKLKKPVGTYITYGKSEPLKIIAVAENMVMESPYKPTSPAIYYISYSNVNFMHIKLKSDIDTNTAITEIKRVFAKVVPSANFDYRFVNQDYKLKFRSEQRLGNLASVFTLLAILISCLGLFGLTSFAVERRTKQIGIRRVLGASKFNIWKTLSSGSIVLVLLSCLIGIPIIHHFMEQWLQNYNYRMEISWWIYGVAIIGTLLLTLLTVSFQIIKAASMNPIKSLRTE, from the coding sequence ATGATTAGAAACTATTTCAAAATTACGTGGAGAAACCTAAAAAGAAGCAGATGGTTTTCTTTCATAAATATTGGCGGACTAGCTTTGGGAATGACAGTCGTTATTATAATTGGTTTATGGGTATTGGATGATTTTACTTTTAATCAGTATCATAAAAATTATGATCGGATAGGACAGATTTACCATAACACGACGAATTTTGAAACTAATGAAATTAATACTGATCCTTCTGTGTTATATACCTTTGGGAGTGTCTTAAAAGAAAAATATCCAGAATATTTTAAACACATTTTAAGGTCAGATTGGGTCAAAGATCATACCCTTTCTAATGATGGGAAAATTTCTACGAAAACAGGAACATTTATTGAAAGTGGTGCGATAGAAATGTTTTCATTGCAAATGATAAAGGGAACGAATGCTAGCTTGGATGAATTGAATGCCATTGTTTTGTCAGAATCTGCTGCATTAGCCATTTTTGGTCAAGAAAACCCTATAGGAAAAAGTATAAAGATTAATAATGAGATGGATGCCGTTGTTAAAGGTGTCTTTGAAGATTTACCAAAAAATACAAGATTTCGTCATGTACAATTTTTTGCAAATTGGAATTTGTTTGAAGCAAATGATAAATTATTTGAATGGGTAAAAGATGTATGGGATGGTTGGTATTTTAATATGTATATAGAATTAAAGCCAGGTGTTGATATTGAGGAAGTAAATAAAAGCTTACAGAATTTTTATATCCAATATGGGCCACATGATCTAGTAGATAATTATAAAGAATCTAACCTTTATCCATTTGTATACCCTATGAATAAATGGCATTTGTATTCAGAGTTTGAGCAGGGCATACCTGCAAAAGGGCGTATTACTTTTGTCTGGCTTTTTATTTATATCGCAATATTTGTCTTATTACTTGCCTGTATTAACTTTATAAGTCTTAGTACAGCTCGTTCTGATAAGAGAGCTAAAGAAGTAGGCGTACGAAAAACAATGGGATCCAAGAAAAATCAGCTTGTCTATCAATTTTTGATTGAGTCCCTTATAGTATCTTTTATTGCACTATTATTTGCATTAATATTGATATCGGTTTCGTTACCATGGTTCAATGAGCTTTCTCAAAAAGACATGAGTATACCTTGGGGTAATGTGCTGTTTTGGAGTGTCGTATTGTTTTTTACAGTGCTTACAGGTCTTTTTTCTGGAATCTACCCAGCTTTTATCCTTTCTTCTTTTAATCCTATAAAAGTAATGAAGGGAACCTTTAGAATGGGTAAGTATGCAGAAACTCCAAGAAAAATCTTAGTAATATTCCAGTTCAGTATATCGATTATGCTTGCTGTAGGTACTTTTATTGTATTTGAACAGATCCAGTATACCAAAGACAGGCCTATTGGGTATGATGAGAATGATCTTATATACTTAAATATGAACAATCCTGATTATTTTGGAAAATATAATATACTTCGTGATGAATTAAAAAATGCTGGAGTGGTTGAGGAAATCGCTCAATCTTTTTCTCCTCAGGTTGCTATATATAATAGAGGCGGAGGATTTAATTGGCCGGGGAAAGATCCAGAAATGGAAGACGAGTTTGGTCTTATGGCCATAACCCATGATTATGGAAAAACTGTAGGATGGAAGTTAATAGAAGGAAGGGATTTCTCTAGAGAAATGCCTACAGATTCGTCAGCCCTTATTGTTAATGAAGCAGCTGTAAAATATATGAAATTGAAGAAACCTGTAGGAACCTATATTACCTATGGAAAAAGTGAACCTCTAAAAATCATAGCAGTTGCCGAAAATATGGTTATGGAATCACCTTATAAACCCACTAGTCCTGCTATTTATTACATTAGTTATAGCAATGTCAATTTTATGCATATAAAATTAAAATCTGATATTGATACAAATACTGCTATTACTGAGATTAAAAGAGTGTTTGCAAAAGTAGTCCCTTCTGCAAATTTTGATTACCGTTTTGTGAATCAAGATTATAAACTCAAATTTAGATCAGAACAACGCTTAGGAAACCTGGCTAGTGTTTTTACACTATTGGCTATTTTAATAAGTTGTCTTGGTTTATTTGGTTTAACTTCTTTTGCTGTAGAAAGACGTACTAAGCAAATAGGTATTCGTAGAGTATTAGGTGCTTCTAAATTTAATATTTGGAAAACCCTATCTAGCGGATCTATAGTACTTGTTTTACTTTCCTGTTTGATAGGAATCCCTATTATCCATCATTTTATGGAACAATGGTTACAAAATTATAACTATCGAATGGAAATTTCATGGTGGATTTATGGTGTTGCTATTATTGGAACATTATTATTAACATTATTAACAGTAAGTTTTCAAATTATTAAAGCAGCATCGATGAACCCAATAAAAAGTTTAAGAACAGAATAA
- a CDS encoding ABC transporter ATP-binding protein, translated as MLLQLKNISKWVHSGGQKVFLLKDINFWVNEGDFISIMGPSGSGKSTLLNIIGMLDDFNEGEYTFLEEKVHSLKEKHRANLYKQYIGFVFQAYHLIDELTVKENLEMPLLYKKHNASERKSLVADMLDRFNIVGKKDLFPSQLSGGQQQLVGVARALIASPKLILADEPTGNLNSKQGEEIMEIFTQLNKEGVTIIQVTHSEKNMEYGSRVINLLDGKIE; from the coding sequence ATGTTATTACAACTAAAAAATATATCAAAGTGGGTACACTCAGGAGGACAGAAAGTGTTCTTACTAAAAGACATTAATTTTTGGGTGAACGAAGGAGATTTTATCTCAATTATGGGGCCCTCTGGTTCAGGAAAATCTACTTTGCTTAATATCATTGGGATGCTTGATGATTTTAATGAAGGCGAATATACATTTCTGGAAGAAAAAGTACATTCACTTAAAGAAAAACACCGTGCGAACCTATATAAGCAATATATAGGATTTGTATTTCAGGCATATCACCTGATTGATGAATTAACGGTAAAAGAAAACCTTGAGATGCCATTATTATATAAAAAACACAATGCATCAGAAAGGAAATCTTTGGTAGCAGATATGTTGGATCGCTTTAATATTGTGGGTAAAAAAGATCTTTTTCCTTCTCAGTTAAGTGGGGGACAACAACAATTAGTAGGTGTTGCCAGAGCACTTATTGCTAGTCCAAAACTGATCCTTGCAGATGAACCTACCGGGAATCTTAATTCTAAGCAAGGAGAAGAAATCATGGAAATTTTTACGCAATTAAATAAAGAAGGAGTAACCATTATACAAGTAACTCACTCAGAAAAAAATATGGAATATGGTTCTCGGGTCATCAATTTATTAGATGGTAAAATTGAGTAA
- a CDS encoding ABC transporter permease codes for MLKNHIKVAWRTLLKYKGLFTINILGLAIGIATAIIIFLFVVDELSYDRHHKKADQIVRVVLKGKMNDELIKEAVTPGPVAYTLQGEFPEVLQATRIKSNGTPQITYKNNTFRDQKFAYVDPNFFQVFTLPLIKGDPVTALQEPNTVVITQKLASKYFGNENPLGKVLEFKEWNQRYTVTGVINDVPANSHFHFDAFGSMQGFAAAKEHKWIESGYHSYLVLDERVDYKNVEEKLPKIVRKYMGPQIKKSMGMTFEEFNGKGNDIGLFLQPLTDIHLHSDFADATNLEPGGDIKTVYIFGAIAIFILIIACINFMNLSTAAASKRAKEVGVKKVLGSPKSQLIKQFLIESFIATMVAMVLALILVMISLPLFNDLSAKALDITYILRPQVLMYLLILGIIISFLAGGYPAFFLSSFAPITALKNKFTNTGNSKGLRSGLVIFQFAISVGLILATIVVDQQMSFIQNKDIGYEKDQILVLRDSWMLKNNEEVFKEQLFKDPRVSNITMSGHIPAGPSYNHMSSIYPGQDSDAIRRTVVYNIDEHYIPTMGMELIAGRNFAIDEGSETRNLIINETSARILGFTDNAIGQAVTMSINNEGGTRQYSVIGVVKDFHFKSLHQTIDPLIMINEPSSGLIVRAKTSDMKGLIATAENIWNDFKVNEPFNYALLDELYNQTYLKEQKMGTILRIFALLTIFVACLGLFGLVTFTAEQRFKEIGIRKVLGSTIPQIIRMLSFDFMKLVCISFLIAFPLGFYLMNTWLQDFAYRIQIQWWVFVLTGCITLLIAFMTIGWKSFRAASMNPIKSLRTE; via the coding sequence ATGTTAAAAAATCATATCAAAGTAGCCTGGAGAACCCTTTTAAAATACAAAGGCTTGTTTACCATTAATATTCTAGGCCTTGCCATTGGGATTGCTACTGCTATTATTATATTTCTTTTTGTGGTAGACGAATTAAGTTATGATCGCCACCATAAAAAAGCAGATCAGATTGTTAGAGTAGTGCTAAAAGGAAAGATGAATGATGAGCTAATAAAAGAAGCTGTTACGCCAGGCCCTGTTGCATATACATTACAAGGAGAGTTTCCAGAGGTTTTACAGGCAACTCGTATTAAATCAAACGGAACACCACAAATTACCTATAAAAACAACACATTTAGAGATCAAAAATTTGCATATGTTGACCCTAATTTTTTTCAGGTATTTACATTGCCACTCATTAAAGGAGATCCTGTCACAGCATTACAAGAACCTAATACTGTTGTTATTACTCAAAAATTAGCATCAAAGTATTTTGGGAATGAAAACCCTCTGGGAAAAGTTTTGGAGTTTAAAGAATGGAATCAACGCTATACGGTTACAGGAGTAATTAACGATGTGCCTGCAAATTCTCACTTTCATTTTGATGCTTTTGGATCTATGCAGGGATTTGCAGCTGCAAAAGAACACAAATGGATAGAATCTGGTTACCATAGTTATCTTGTTCTTGATGAGCGTGTAGATTATAAAAATGTAGAAGAAAAACTACCAAAAATTGTGCGTAAGTATATGGGGCCGCAGATAAAAAAATCTATGGGGATGACTTTTGAAGAGTTTAATGGAAAAGGAAATGACATTGGATTATTCCTACAACCTTTGACCGATATTCATCTTCACTCAGACTTTGCAGATGCTACCAATCTAGAGCCTGGTGGTGATATAAAAACTGTATACATTTTTGGAGCAATAGCCATATTTATCTTAATTATTGCCTGTATCAATTTTATGAACCTTTCTACAGCAGCAGCATCAAAAAGGGCTAAAGAAGTAGGAGTAAAAAAGGTATTGGGATCACCAAAAAGCCAATTAATTAAGCAGTTTTTGATAGAATCTTTTATTGCAACTATGGTAGCTATGGTTTTGGCTTTAATTCTGGTTATGATTTCATTACCATTGTTTAATGACCTGTCTGCAAAAGCATTAGATATAACGTATATTCTTCGCCCTCAGGTACTAATGTATTTATTAATATTAGGAATCATTATTAGTTTTTTGGCCGGAGGTTACCCTGCTTTTTTTCTTTCATCATTTGCCCCCATCACTGCACTTAAAAACAAATTTACCAACACAGGTAATAGTAAAGGATTAAGAAGTGGATTGGTAATTTTTCAATTTGCGATATCGGTAGGTCTTATTCTGGCAACTATAGTAGTAGATCAACAGATGTCTTTCATTCAAAATAAAGATATAGGTTATGAAAAAGATCAAATACTGGTATTAAGGGATTCATGGATGTTAAAGAACAATGAAGAAGTTTTTAAGGAACAGTTATTTAAAGACCCAAGAGTATCCAATATTACAATGTCTGGCCATATTCCCGCAGGGCCATCTTATAATCATATGTCAAGTATTTATCCAGGTCAGGATTCTGATGCTATTAGAAGAACTGTTGTATACAATATTGATGAACACTATATCCCAACGATGGGAATGGAATTGATTGCAGGAAGAAATTTTGCCATAGATGAAGGATCAGAGACCAGAAATTTAATTATTAACGAAACGTCTGCCAGGATTCTAGGATTTACCGATAATGCAATTGGTCAGGCAGTAACAATGTCTATAAATAATGAAGGAGGGACAAGACAATATTCTGTAATCGGAGTGGTAAAAGATTTTCATTTCAAATCATTACATCAAACTATAGATCCTCTAATAATGATTAATGAACCAAGTTCGGGGCTTATTGTAAGAGCAAAAACTTCTGACATGAAAGGATTAATTGCCACAGCAGAAAATATATGGAACGACTTTAAAGTAAATGAACCCTTTAACTATGCCTTGCTCGATGAATTATACAATCAAACCTATCTGAAAGAGCAAAAAATGGGAACCATCCTTAGAATATTTGCTTTGCTCACCATTTTTGTAGCATGCCTGGGATTATTTGGCCTGGTGACTTTTACAGCAGAACAACGATTTAAGGAAATAGGAATTCGTAAAGTGTTAGGATCTACCATACCTCAAATTATCAGGATGCTCTCATTTGATTTTATGAAACTGGTATGTATTTCTTTTTTGATAGCATTTCCTCTTGGGTTTTATCTCATGAATACATGGCTTCAAGATTTTGCTTACCGTATACAAATACAGTGGTGGGTATTTGTTCTGACTGGCTGTATAACTCTATTAATTGCATTTATGACTATAGGTTGGAAAAGCTTCAGAGCAGCATCGATGAATCCTATAAAAAGTTTAAGAACAGAATGA